From a single Lolium rigidum isolate FL_2022 chromosome 7, APGP_CSIRO_Lrig_0.1, whole genome shotgun sequence genomic region:
- the LOC124673618 gene encoding uncharacterized protein LOC124673618, with amino-acid sequence MASPAYSITRKEIDGFWRRKETEEEERRFAAEKDAARTKAKTLKVEDYMLFEQMIKEILEEGNEGDKERKMERGIKKNRWTEARVGIKHWWKRSTYAYLNEPAVTTSMDENGRSKHAIAYTPQERCVKVCSLIPATFAIF; translated from the exons ATGGCGTCTCCGGCTTACAGCATCACCAGGAAAGAGATCGATGGGttctggaggaggaaggagacggAAGAGGAGGAGCGGCGCTTTGCCGCTGAGAAGGATGCTGCGAGAACCAAGGCCAAGACGCTTAAG GTGGAAGATTATATGCTGTTCGAGCAAATGATAAAGGAGATTCTTGAGGAGGGAAACGAAGGAGACAAGGAAAGGAAGATGGAGAGAGGAATCAAGAAGAACAGATGGACCGAGGCGCGGGTCGGCATCAAGCACTG GTGGAAAAGAAGCACTTATGCTTATCTAAATGAGCCAGCAGTGACAACATCAATGGATGAGAACGGCAGAAGCAAACACGCCATCGCGTATACTCCACAAGAGAGATGCGTGAAAGTTTGCTCGTTGATTCCTGCTACGTTTGCCATATTCTAA
- the LOC124671658 gene encoding mechanosensitive ion channel protein 5-like yields MDHQRKGSDTKSLGSSKSGSFDFEQDQGRDTDRPREVVVKIEADGASTSHAPGSGSGSTSPNARSRRIGEAFSFKNRLPQSESPTSPALSIGEEFSDDPAGRLIGNFLRKQAAAGCELSLDPDLEVEETGRPPRAPTSISGSRELRVSFQDPHKRFGQSSSTASSSSNATDSRNQAGNAGVDTAEVLRCTSTSTGACSLLPRSKTRSRLMDPPPPSNGPAGSEGERNDRKSFVMKGPPRSGQLRSGLIGKSGLIGKTSGPIGKSGGGMFEDEDDDPFVDEGLTADLKREPTGCLIILEWVGLVIIVASLVCSLTIPSLSGKMMSGLHLWKWEVLVFVLICGRLVSGWAVRVCVFFVERNFMLRKKVLYFVYGVRNAVRNVLWLGVALISWHLLFDSNVKEENPTTVLPYVTKVLLCLLVATVVRLVKTLLLKVLASSFHVSTYFDRIQDALFNQYVIETLSGPPLIEESHMIAEVQRLRSAGAAMPNELQAATMPTETLVPKSGRLTAASSRRGTSSKQLQRQKSERHNFDDGISIDQLHRLSQKNISAWSMKRLMRIVRYGALTTMDDQIKHATGQEDELATQIHSEHEAKVAAKRIFHNVAKPGSKHIYLSDMMRFMRPEEALKAMNLFEGAQENNRVSKRSLKNWVVNAFRERKALALTLNDTKTAVNKLHQMANVVVALIVLALWLLILEIATTRVFVVLSSQLLVAVFMFGNTLKTIFEAIIFLFVMHPFDVGDRCEVDGMQVVVEEMNILTTIFLRYDNLKVYYPNSQLAVLPIMNYYRSPDMGDAIDFSVHVATPAEKLALMKERLMHYLDNKKEHWYPGSMVVLRDIDDTNRLKISIWCRHTINFQDMGMRFERRELILHEMMKILRDLDIEYRMLPLDINVRNAPPIQSTRMPTTWTTNF; encoded by the exons ATGGATCATCAGCGGAAGGGCAGCGACACCAAGTCGTTGGGGTCGTCCAAGTCCGGTTCCTTCGATTTCGAGCAGGACCAAGGCCGCGACACCGACCGCCCCCGGGAGGTCGTCGTCAAGATCGAAGCCGACGGCGCCTCGACATCGCACGCGCCAGGTTCGGGGTCGGGGTCGACCTCGCCCAATGCCCGGAGCCGCCGCATCGGCGAGGCGTTCAGCTTCAAGAACCGCCTGCCGCAGTCCGAGTCGCCCACGTCGCCGGCGCTGAGCATCGGGGAGGAATTCAGCGATGACCCAGCTGGCCGCCTGATCGGTAACTTCCTACGGAAGCAGGCGGCGGCCGGCTGCGAGCTGTCGCTCGATCCCgacctggaggtggaggagacaggacggccgccgcgcgcgccgacGTCCATTTCTGGCTCCCGGGAGCTGCGCGTCTCGTTCCAAGACCCACACAAGCGGTTCGGCCAGTCGTCGTCGACGGCCTCCTCGTCCTCGAACGCCACCGACAGTCGAAACCAGGCTGGCAATGCGGGGGTCGACACCGCTGAGGTGCTACGTTGCACGTCGACGTCGACGGGGGCCTGCAGCCTGCTGCCGCGCAGCAAGACGCGCTCACGGCTGATGGATCCCCCGCCGCCGTCGAATGGCCCCGCCGGCTCCGAGGGGGAGCGCAACGATCGCAAGTCATTCGTCATGAAGGGGCCGCCCAGGTCCGGGCAGCTCCGGTCAGGTCTGATCGGCAAGTCGGGGCTGATAGGCAAGACCTCCGGCCCCATCGGCAAGTCAGGCGGCGGCATGTtcgaggacgaagacgacgacccgTTCGTCGACGAGGGCCTCACCGCCGACCTCAAGCGCGAGCCGACGGGCTGCCTCATCATCCTAGAATGGGTTGGCCTAGTGATTATCGTGGCCTCGCTGGTGTGCAGCCTCACCATACCCAGCTTGTCAGGGAAGATGATGTCTGGGCTCCACCTCTGGAAGTGGGAGGTGCTGGTGTTCGTGCTCATCTGCGGCCGCCTCGTCTCCGGCTGGGCCGTCCGCGTGTGCGTCTTCTTCGTGGAGCGCAACTTCATGCTCCGGAAGAAGGTGCTCTACTTCGTGTACGGCGTGCGCAACGCCGTCCGCAACGTGCTCTGGCTCGGCGTGGCGCTCATCTCCTGGCACCTGCTGTTCGACAGCAACGTGAAGGAGGAGAACCCCACGACGGTGCTGCCGTACGTGACCAAGGTGCTGCTGTGCCTGCTCGTCGCCACCGTGGTCCGGCTGGTGAAAACGCTGCTGCTCAAGGTGCTGGCATCCTCCTTCCACGTCTCCACCTACTTCGACAGGATCCAGGACGCGCTCTTCAACCAGTACGTCATCGAGACCCTCTCCGGCCCGCCGCTGAtcgaggagagccacatgatcgcCGAGGTGCAGCGGCTGCGGAGCGCCGGGGCCGCCATGCCGAACGAGCTCCAGGCGGCGACGATGCCGACGGAGACTCTGGTGCCCAAGAGCGGGCGCCTCACGGCGGCCTCGTCCAGGCGGGGGACCAGCAGCAAGCAGCTGCAGAGGCAGAAGTCGGAGCGGCATAATTTTGACGATGGGATATCGATCGACCAGCTCCACAGGCTCAGCCAGAAGAACATTTCGGCGTGGAGCATGAAGAGGCTGATGAGGATCGTCCGGTATGGGGCGCTGACCACCATGGACGACCAGATCAAGCACGCGACGGGCCAGGAGGACGAGCTGGCCACGCAGATACACAGCGAGCACGAGGCTAAGGTTGCTGCCAAGAGGATCTTCCACAATGTCGCTAAACCGGGATCAAA GCACATATACTTGTCGGATATGATGCGATTCATGAGGCCAGAGGAGGCTCTGAAAGCGATGAATCTCTTCGAAGGAGCGCAGGAGAACAACAGGGTCAGCAAGAGGTCGCTCAAGAACTGGGTGGTGAACGCGTTCAGGGAGCGCAAAGCTCTTGCGCTGACGCTGAATGACACGAAAACTGCAGTGAACAAGCTCCACCAGATGGCCAACGTCGTCGTCGCGCTCATCGTCCTCGCGCTCTGGCTCCTCATCCTGGAGATCGCCACCACGCGCGTCTTCGTCGTCCTCAGCTCGCAGCTCCTCGTCGCGGTCTTCATGTTCGGCAACACCCTCAAGACCATCTTCGAGGCCATCATCTTCTTGTTCGTGATGCACCCTTTCGATGTTGGCGACCGCTGTGAAGTCGATGGAATGCAG GTGGTCGTTGAGGAAATGAACATCTTAACGACGATCTTCCTAAGATATGACAACCTCAAGGTTTACTATCCAAACAGTCAGCTCGCCGTCTTGCCGATTATGAATTACTACCGGAGTCCTGATATGGGAGACGCCATTGACTTCTCCGTTCATGTTGCTACACCGGCGGAGAAACTGGCCCTCATGAAAGAAAGACTAATGCA TTATCTCGACAACAAGAAAGAACATTGGTACCCTGGTTCCATGGTCGTCCTCCGTGATATCGATGATACAAACCGACTAAAGATATCCATATGGTGCCGCCACACCATCAACTTCCAGGACATGGGAATGCGATTTGAGAGGAGGGAACTGATTCTCCACGAGATGATGAAGATCTTGAGAGATCTCGACATCGAATACCGGATGCTGCCATTGGACATCAATGTTCGAAATGCACCTCCTATCCAGTCTACTAGGATGCctacaacatggacaacaaatttTTGA